A single genomic interval of Polaribacter vadi harbors:
- the rpsJ gene encoding 30S ribosomal protein S10: MSQKIRIKLKSYDYNLVDKSAEKIVKTVKSTGAVVNGPIPLPTHKKIFTVLRSPHVNKKSREQFQLASYKRLLDIYSSSSKTIDALMKLELPSGVEVEIKV, encoded by the coding sequence ATGAGTCAAAAAATTAGAATAAAATTAAAGTCTTACGATTACAATTTGGTAGATAAATCTGCTGAAAAAATTGTAAAGACTGTAAAAAGTACTGGTGCAGTTGTAAATGGACCAATACCTTTACCAACACATAAAAAGATTTTTACAGTATTACGTTCACCACACGTAAACAAAAAGTCTAGAGAGCAATTTCAATTAGCTTCGTATAAAAGATTGTTAGACATCTATAGTTCTTCTTCAAAGACTATTGATGCTTTAATGAAACTTGAGTTACCAAGTGGTGTTGAAGTTGAAATAAAAGTATAA
- a CDS encoding SusC/RagA family TonB-linked outer membrane protein: MKTKFNGILTLLLAFIVQVSFAQVKTITGTVSDNSGSLPGVSVIIKGSTIGAETDFDGKYSIKAKAGDVLVFRYLGYKPSEKTVGSSNIINLTMEEDANVLEEIVVVGYGTSTKKSFTGTATTVTAENLEAKNFTNVSQALTGEVAGVSVINTSGQPGTIGTVRIRGYGSPLGNRAPLYVIDGVPFSGAGELNAINPGDIKTTTVLKDATATAIYGSRGANGVILITTKSGSSNEKSYIEVDVKSGVNFQQIARYDVIKSPEQYVGLVWEGLYNRGVVTNNANPTDFANNTLLTINGIGDGYNMWDAATGDALIDPSTRTVRTGVNRLYTPERYADIAFGTGIRTETNLRMSGGSEKSKYFVSAGYLEDAGYSLNSEYKRYTTRINLTSDVKSWLKLGANFGYAYSESKNNGQTNGAENIFEFSDKMAPLYPVYARYPNTGNLVPDPVYGGAQFDYGSPTGLTAPVPFTRSRPNSDLLNPIGSATLDFVGSQEHAINGNFSADFKFTDWLKFETRFGGQYSFNRAHNAANHVYGPSSNSNGTLTISDGINWSKTFLQLLRFNKSFDDHSLEVIAAHETFETSLAYSQQYKQEVLLPGVFNLSNYLLENQPSFGYINESGIESYFGQATYNYANKYFFSGSIRTDGSSRFINEKWGTFGSVGGSWIVSEEDFMTDSFLSYLKLKASYGITGDQQGPGTATAFTRYNTSYVGGLAISEAVVGNPDLTWETSKMIQGGVEMSFGNYLDVNVDYYRKNTDNLFFNQRVGPSSGISSILVNDGEVLNSGLEFEVNAYLIKKEDFSLNLSFNGEMLSNEMVTLPLDVSTGLPKIIDENSSTDGNYAFTEGRSIFDFYMREWAGVDPSDGAPMWYQYYDDKNNNNVLDAGEGDFATLEDGTSSSTSTMYEYQLLAENANIKKTTTKTYADGTQKYIDKSFIPDLRGAFRISGKIKNFDFSTQFTYSLGGYAYDAQYAELMSDRFGAAGNNYHSDILLRWQNPGDVTGVPILSDNAVVNASSTSSRFITSTDYLGLNNARVGYTVPSNFITKSGVDSINLWVSGDNLFLNTVRNGFNPNTSEAGNSGRALYAPATTITMGVRVKF, translated from the coding sequence ATGAAGACAAAGTTTAATGGAATTTTAACGCTATTACTGGCGTTTATCGTGCAAGTTTCCTTTGCACAGGTTAAGACTATTACTGGTACTGTTTCTGATAATTCAGGTAGTTTACCAGGAGTAAGTGTTATAATTAAGGGAAGTACTATTGGTGCAGAAACAGATTTTGACGGTAAATACTCTATAAAAGCTAAAGCAGGCGATGTTTTAGTTTTTAGATATTTAGGCTATAAACCTTCTGAAAAAACTGTAGGTTCTTCCAATATTATTAACCTAACGATGGAAGAAGATGCTAATGTATTAGAAGAGATAGTAGTTGTAGGTTATGGTACAAGTACAAAGAAATCTTTTACGGGTACTGCAACAACAGTTACTGCTGAAAATTTAGAAGCTAAAAACTTCACAAACGTTTCACAAGCTTTAACAGGTGAAGTTGCTGGTGTATCTGTAATTAACACATCTGGTCAACCTGGTACTATTGGTACTGTACGTATTAGAGGTTATGGTTCTCCTTTAGGAAATCGTGCTCCTTTATATGTAATTGATGGTGTTCCTTTTAGTGGAGCAGGAGAATTAAATGCAATTAACCCTGGTGATATTAAAACTACTACCGTTTTAAAAGATGCAACTGCAACTGCTATTTATGGTTCTAGAGGTGCTAATGGTGTAATTTTAATTACTACTAAAAGTGGATCTTCTAACGAAAAATCATACATAGAAGTAGATGTTAAAAGTGGTGTAAACTTTCAGCAAATAGCTAGATATGACGTTATTAAATCACCAGAACAATATGTTGGTTTGGTATGGGAAGGTCTATACAATAGAGGTGTTGTAACAAATAATGCTAATCCTACAGATTTCGCAAATAATACATTACTTACTATTAATGGAATAGGAGATGGATATAATATGTGGGATGCTGCAACTGGAGATGCTTTAATAGATCCATCAACAAGAACAGTTAGAACTGGAGTTAATAGATTATATACACCAGAAAGATATGCTGATATAGCATTTGGAACTGGAATACGTACAGAAACAAATTTAAGAATGAGTGGTGGTTCAGAAAAATCGAAATATTTTGTTTCTGCAGGATATTTAGAAGATGCTGGATATTCATTAAATTCTGAATATAAAAGATATACTACTAGAATCAATTTAACCTCTGATGTTAAATCTTGGTTAAAACTTGGTGCAAATTTTGGTTACGCTTATTCTGAAAGCAAAAACAATGGTCAAACAAATGGTGCTGAAAACATATTTGAATTTTCAGATAAAATGGCACCTCTTTACCCAGTTTATGCAAGATATCCAAACACTGGAAATTTAGTGCCAGATCCTGTTTATGGTGGAGCACAATTTGATTATGGTTCTCCTACAGGACTTACTGCTCCTGTTCCTTTTACAAGATCTAGACCAAATTCAGACCTTTTAAACCCAATTGGATCTGCTACATTAGATTTTGTTGGTTCTCAAGAACATGCTATAAATGGTAATTTTTCTGCAGATTTTAAATTTACAGATTGGTTAAAATTCGAAACTCGTTTCGGAGGGCAATATTCTTTCAATAGAGCTCATAATGCTGCAAATCATGTATATGGCCCATCATCAAATTCAAATGGAACTTTAACTATTTCTGATGGTATTAATTGGTCTAAAACTTTTTTACAATTATTACGTTTTAATAAATCTTTTGATGATCATTCTTTAGAAGTAATTGCTGCTCACGAAACATTTGAAACTAGCTTAGCATATTCTCAACAATACAAGCAAGAAGTTTTATTACCAGGAGTTTTTAACTTATCTAATTATCTATTAGAAAATCAACCTTCTTTTGGATATATAAATGAATCTGGTATTGAGTCTTATTTTGGTCAAGCTACTTATAATTATGCTAATAAATACTTTTTTAGTGGTTCTATTAGAACAGATGGATCTTCTAGATTTATAAACGAAAAATGGGGTACTTTTGGTTCTGTTGGTGGTTCTTGGATAGTAAGCGAAGAAGACTTTATGACGGATAGCTTTTTATCTTATTTAAAACTGAAAGCATCTTATGGTATTACAGGAGATCAACAAGGACCAGGAACTGCTACTGCGTTTACAAGATATAACACTAGTTATGTAGGTGGTTTAGCAATTTCTGAGGCTGTAGTTGGTAACCCAGATTTAACTTGGGAAACTTCTAAAATGATACAAGGTGGTGTTGAAATGAGTTTTGGAAATTATTTAGATGTTAATGTAGATTACTATAGAAAAAATACAGACAACTTATTCTTTAATCAAAGAGTTGGACCTTCATCTGGTATCTCTTCTATTTTAGTAAATGATGGTGAAGTATTAAACTCTGGTTTAGAATTTGAAGTAAATGCTTACCTTATTAAAAAAGAAGATTTTTCTTTAAATCTATCTTTTAATGGAGAAATGTTAAGTAACGAAATGGTTACGTTACCTTTAGATGTTTCAACTGGTTTACCTAAAATTATTGACGAAAACTCAAGTACAGATGGTAATTACGCTTTTACAGAAGGACGTTCAATTTTTGATTTTTATATGAGAGAATGGGCTGGAGTAGATCCTTCTGATGGAGCGCCAATGTGGTACCAATATTATGATGATAAAAACAATAATAATGTTTTAGATGCTGGTGAGGGTGACTTTGCTACTTTAGAAGATGGTACATCAAGTTCAACATCAACAATGTATGAATATCAATTATTAGCAGAAAATGCAAATATTAAGAAAACTACTACTAAAACCTATGCAGATGGTACTCAAAAGTATATTGATAAATCTTTTATACCAGATTTAAGAGGAGCATTTAGAATATCAGGGAAAATTAAAAATTTCGACTTTTCTACGCAGTTTACATATAGTTTAGGTGGTTATGCTTATGATGCGCAATATGCAGAATTAATGAGTGATCGTTTTGGAGCTGCTGGTAATAATTATCATAGTGATATTTTATTAAGATGGCAAAATCCTGGAGATGTAACTGGTGTTCCAATATTATCTGATAACGCAGTTGTAAACGCATCAAGTACTTCTTCACGTTTTATTACAAGTACAGATTACTTAGGACTTAATAATGCAAGAGTTGGCTATACTGTTCCAAGCAACTTTATAACAAAATCTGGTGTTGATTCAATTAACTTATGGGTTTCAGGTGACAACCTTTTCCTTAACACTGTTAGAAATGGATTTAATCCTAACACTTCAGAAGCAGGAAACTCAGGTAGAGCATTATATGCACCTGCTACTACTATAACAATGGGAGTTAGAGTTAAATTTTAA
- the rpsL gene encoding 30S ribosomal protein S12, with amino-acid sequence MPTIQQLVRKGRTKITKKSKSAALSSCPQRRGVCTRVYTTTPKKPNSAMRKVARVRLTNGNEINAYIPGEGHNLQEHSIVLVRGGRVKDLPGVKYHVVRGALDTAGVEGRTQRRSKYGAKRPKK; translated from the coding sequence ATGCCAACTATTCAACAATTAGTTCGTAAAGGAAGAACCAAAATAACTAAGAAGAGTAAATCGGCTGCTTTGTCGTCTTGTCCTCAAAGACGTGGAGTATGTACTCGTGTTTATACTACAACACCAAAAAAACCTAATTCAGCAATGCGTAAAGTTGCCAGAGTTAGATTAACAAATGGTAATGAGATAAACGCATACATCCCAGGTGAAGGACATAACTTACAGGAGCACTCGATAGTATTAGTTAGAGGTGGAAGGGTAAAAGATTTACCAGGTGTTAAATATCACGTGGTACGTGGAGCATTAGATACAGCAGGTGTTGAGGGTAGAACTCAACGTAGGTCTAAGTATGGTGCAAAACGCCCAAAAAAGTAA
- the rplC gene encoding 50S ribosomal protein L3, whose protein sequence is MSGLIGRKIGMTSLFDENGKNIPCTVIEAGPCVVTQVRTEEVDGYNALQLGFDDKKAKSSNKALDGHFKKAGTTAKKKVFEFQGFKEAYKLGDSVTVDHFKEGEFVDVSGVSKGKGFQGVVKRHGFAGVGQATHGQHNRLRAPGSIGAASYPARVFKGMRMAGRMGGDKVKVQNLKVLKVVAEKNLLVVKGAVPGHKNAFVTIQK, encoded by the coding sequence ATGTCTGGGTTAATAGGGAGGAAAATTGGAATGACCAGTTTGTTTGATGAGAATGGTAAAAATATACCATGTACTGTCATTGAAGCAGGTCCTTGCGTTGTCACTCAAGTCAGAACTGAAGAGGTTGACGGATATAATGCGTTGCAGCTTGGTTTCGATGACAAAAAAGCAAAAAGTTCTAACAAAGCGTTAGATGGTCACTTTAAGAAAGCTGGCACCACTGCTAAAAAGAAAGTTTTTGAATTTCAAGGATTTAAGGAAGCTTATAAATTAGGGGATTCAGTTACTGTAGATCACTTTAAAGAAGGTGAGTTTGTTGATGTATCTGGTGTTTCTAAAGGTAAGGGTTTTCAAGGTGTTGTAAAACGTCATGGTTTTGCTGGTGTAGGTCAAGCTACTCATGGTCAGCATAACCGTTTAAGAGCTCCGGGTTCTATTGGTGCTGCATCGTATCCAGCTAGAGTATTCAAAGGAATGCGTATGGCAGGTAGAATGGGTGGAGATAAAGTGAAAGTACAAAACTTAAAAGTGTTAAAGGTAGTTGCTGAAAAGAATCTACTTGTTGTTAAAGGAGCAGTTCCTGGTCACAAAAACGCTTTTGTAACTATTCAGAAATAA
- the rpsG gene encoding 30S ribosomal protein S7 encodes MRKRAAKKRVLLPDPKFNDQLVTRFVNNLMWSGKKSVAFKVFYDALELVEERKGEGEEKSALEIWKEGLSNVMPHVEVRSRRVGGATFQIPMQIRPDRKVSMAIKWMILYTRKRNEKTMAQRLAAEILAAAKEEGAAVKKRTDTHKMAEANKAFSHFRF; translated from the coding sequence ATGAGAAAAAGAGCAGCAAAAAAAAGAGTCTTATTACCAGATCCAAAGTTTAATGATCAGTTAGTAACACGTTTTGTTAATAACTTAATGTGGAGTGGTAAGAAGTCAGTAGCATTTAAAGTGTTTTATGACGCTTTAGAGTTAGTCGAAGAAAGAAAAGGAGAAGGCGAGGAAAAGTCGGCTTTAGAAATTTGGAAAGAAGGTTTGTCAAATGTAATGCCACATGTAGAGGTTCGTTCTAGACGTGTTGGTGGAGCAACATTCCAAATACCAATGCAAATTAGACCAGATCGTAAAGTGTCTATGGCTATTAAGTGGATGATTTTGTATACTCGTAAGAGAAACGAAAAAACTATGGCGCAACGTTTAGCTGCTGAAATTTTAGCTGCGGCTAAAGAAGAAGGTGCAGCTGTTAAAAAACGTACAGATACTCACAAAATGGCAGAAGCTAACAAAGCATTCTCTCACTTTAGATTTTAA
- the rplD gene encoding 50S ribosomal protein L4 — protein sequence MKVAVLDITGKDTGRKVELSKDVFGIEPNNHAIYLDVKQYLANQRQGTHKSKERAEISGSTRKIKKQKGTGTARAGSIKSGVFRGGGRMFGPRPRSYSFKLNKNLKRLARQSALSIQVSDENVVIVEDFNFDSPKTKNFVDVLKALNIDAKKSLFILDSENTNVYLSSRNLKNSKVLKASEINTYGVLNANKIVITESSLEGINTNLSK from the coding sequence ATGAAAGTAGCAGTTTTAGATATTACAGGAAAAGATACAGGAAGGAAAGTAGAGCTTTCTAAAGATGTATTTGGGATAGAGCCTAATAATCATGCTATTTATTTAGATGTAAAACAATACTTGGCAAATCAACGTCAGGGAACACATAAGTCTAAAGAAAGAGCTGAGATTTCAGGTTCTACAAGAAAAATAAAGAAACAGAAAGGGACAGGTACTGCAAGAGCAGGTTCAATTAAGTCTGGAGTTTTTAGAGGTGGAGGTCGTATGTTTGGTCCAAGACCAAGAAGTTATTCTTTTAAGTTGAATAAAAATTTAAAAAGATTAGCGCGTCAATCAGCTTTGAGTATTCAAGTAAGTGATGAAAATGTAGTGATAGTTGAAGATTTTAATTTTGATTCACCAAAGACAAAAAACTTTGTAGATGTTTTAAAAGCTTTAAACATAGATGCTAAAAAATCATTATTTATATTAGATAGTGAAAATACAAATGTGTATTTATCGTCTAGAAACTTAAAAAACTCTAAGGTATTGAAAGCTTCAGAAATAAATACTTATGGTGTTTTAAACGCTAATAAGATTGTGATTACTGAAAGTTCTTTAGAGGGAATTAATACAAATTTAAGCAAATAG
- the rplW gene encoding 50S ribosomal protein L23: MSILIKPIITEKATNDSEVFNRYTFVVDKKANKVEIKNAVESAYGVSISSVKTLNYPIQRNTKFTKKGLVTGIKSGYKKAIVQLAEGESIDFYNNL, encoded by the coding sequence ATGAGTATTCTAATTAAACCTATTATTACGGAAAAAGCTACAAACGATAGTGAAGTATTTAATCGTTATACGTTTGTTGTGGATAAGAAAGCTAATAAAGTAGAAATTAAAAATGCTGTTGAATCAGCTTATGGAGTTTCTATTTCTAGTGTAAAAACTTTAAATTACCCAATTCAAAGAAATACTAAATTTACTAAAAAAGGTTTAGTAACTGGTATTAAGAGTGGGTATAAAAAAGCTATTGTACAGTTAGCAGAAGGAGAAAGTATTGATTTTTATAACAATCTTTAA
- a CDS encoding RagB/SusD family nutrient uptake outer membrane protein — protein sequence MKKIIKLSFITAILAMSFGCSEDILDNSGVSGVSNQTQSITNAQLEQGAFTNLEIPAAFVGGMYSQMIETQTGGTTSHTDFGQKAYDIFADMLCGDMALSASGYGWYRADITEFQAPLDFTRGSNRQVWRYYYRIIRSANNIIQNLGGNDAIPEIDDNKFSMGQAKAMRAHSYFYLTQYYQKEFVGSEAILPMPLEPIGTNLPKSTADEVYTQIEKDLTEAISLLNGFSRSTKNQVNQDIAKAILAYALAAKGGRDGEVATLTQQVISSGNYTMLAESEVVAAPGGINGFNDVNTPSWMWGVDLTPTIGLGLVSWWGQVDSYSYSYAWVGDYKAIDKALYDQIPANDVRKAQFFGNDASGRYLQPLFKFRATDVIGGTSTTTVADYVFMRIEEMYLLNAEANARAGNEGAARTSLKALVSRRVPDASFIDGLSGAQLLNQIYLQTRIELWGEGKSFLAMKRNKATTTRGTNHLSFVGEAIPYNDERMQFEIPLDEIQNNPFLSNQNQ from the coding sequence ATGAAAAAAATAATAAAACTATCTTTTATTACTGCAATACTAGCAATGAGTTTTGGTTGTAGTGAAGATATATTAGATAATAGTGGAGTATCTGGTGTAAGTAACCAGACACAGTCTATTACCAATGCACAATTAGAACAGGGTGCGTTCACAAACTTAGAAATACCTGCTGCCTTTGTTGGTGGAATGTATTCTCAGATGATAGAAACTCAAACTGGTGGAACTACTAGCCATACTGATTTTGGTCAAAAAGCTTATGATATTTTTGCAGATATGCTTTGTGGAGATATGGCTTTAAGTGCGAGTGGTTATGGTTGGTATCGTGCAGATATTACAGAATTTCAAGCTCCTTTAGATTTTACTAGAGGAAGTAATAGACAAGTATGGAGATATTACTACAGAATCATAAGATCTGCAAATAATATTATTCAAAATCTTGGTGGTAATGATGCAATTCCAGAGATTGATGACAATAAATTTTCAATGGGACAAGCAAAAGCTATGCGTGCTCATTCATATTTTTATTTAACTCAATATTACCAAAAAGAATTTGTTGGTTCAGAAGCAATACTACCTATGCCATTAGAACCAATTGGTACTAATTTACCTAAGTCTACTGCAGATGAAGTATATACTCAAATCGAAAAAGATTTGACAGAAGCTATATCTTTGTTAAATGGATTTAGTAGAAGCACAAAAAATCAAGTAAATCAAGATATCGCAAAAGCTATTTTAGCATATGCTTTAGCTGCTAAAGGTGGTAGAGATGGAGAAGTAGCTACTCTAACTCAACAAGTAATTTCTTCTGGTAATTATACAATGTTAGCTGAATCAGAGGTTGTAGCTGCTCCAGGTGGAATTAATGGATTTAATGATGTTAATACGCCAAGCTGGATGTGGGGTGTAGATTTAACACCAACTATTGGTTTAGGTTTAGTTTCATGGTGGGGTCAAGTTGATTCTTATTCTTACAGCTATGCTTGGGTTGGTGACTACAAAGCTATCGACAAAGCTTTATATGATCAAATACCAGCAAATGATGTTAGAAAAGCACAGTTTTTTGGAAATGATGCTAGTGGAAGATATTTACAGCCATTATTTAAATTTAGAGCAACAGATGTAATTGGAGGTACTTCTACAACTACGGTTGCAGATTATGTTTTTATGAGAATAGAAGAAATGTACTTATTAAATGCAGAAGCAAATGCTAGAGCTGGAAATGAAGGAGCTGCAAGAACTAGTTTAAAAGCATTAGTATCCAGAAGAGTTCCTGACGCTTCTTTTATTGATGGTTTAAGTGGTGCTCAATTATTAAACCAAATATACCTACAAACCAGAATAGAACTTTGGGGTGAAGGGAAAAGTTTCTTAGCTATGAAACGTAACAAAGCTACCACTACTAGAGGTACTAATCACTTATCTTTTGTAGGTGAGGCAATTCCTTATAATGATGAAAGAATGCAATTTGAAATTCCTTTAGATGAAATTCAAAATAATCCATTCTTGAGTAATCAAAATCAATAA
- the rplB gene encoding 50S ribosomal protein L2, producing MSVRKLKPITPGQRFRVVNGFDAITTDKPEKSLLAPKKRSGGRNSQGRMTTRNIGGGHKQRYRIIDFKRDKKDVPAIVKTIEYDPNRTAFIALLNYVDGEKRYVIAQNGLTVGQTVVSGSGIAPEIGNTMALSEIPLGTTISCIELRPGQGAVMARSAGSFAQLMARDGKYATVKMPSGETRLILLTCLATIGVVSNSDHQLLVSGKAGRRRWLGRRPRVNAVRMNPVDHPMGGGEGRASGGHPRSRNGIPAKGYKTRSKTKASNKYIIERRKK from the coding sequence ATGTCAGTTAGAAAATTAAAACCAATAACACCAGGTCAGCGTTTTAGAGTTGTAAATGGATTCGACGCCATTACAACTGATAAGCCGGAGAAAAGTTTACTTGCTCCGAAAAAAAGATCTGGAGGTCGAAACAGTCAAGGTAGAATGACAACTCGTAATATAGGAGGTGGTCATAAACAAAGATATCGTATTATCGATTTTAAAAGAGATAAGAAAGATGTTCCTGCAATTGTAAAAACTATCGAGTACGATCCAAATCGTACTGCTTTTATCGCATTATTAAACTATGTTGATGGAGAAAAAAGATATGTAATTGCTCAAAATGGTTTAACAGTAGGTCAAACTGTTGTTTCAGGAAGTGGTATTGCACCAGAGATTGGAAATACAATGGCTTTAAGTGAAATTCCATTAGGTACAACTATATCTTGTATTGAGTTACGTCCTGGTCAGGGAGCTGTAATGGCTCGTTCAGCAGGTTCATTTGCTCAATTAATGGCAAGAGATGGTAAATATGCAACTGTTAAAATGCCTTCAGGTGAAACAAGATTAATATTGTTAACCTGTTTAGCAACAATAGGAGTTGTTTCAAATTCAGATCATCAACTTTTAGTTTCTGGTAAAGCTGGAAGAAGAAGATGGTTGGGTAGAAGACCAAGAGTAAATGCTGTAAGAATGAACCCTGTAGATCACCCAATGGGAGGTGGTGAAGGACGTGCTTCTGGTGGACATCCAAGATCTAGAAACGGTATACCTGCTAAAGGTTATAAGACTAGGTCTAAAACCAAAGCAAGTAATAAGTATATTATAGAACGTAGAAAGAAATAA
- the fusA gene encoding elongation factor G has product MARDLKYTRNIGIAAHIDAGKTTTTERILFYTGVSHKIGEVHDGAATMDWMEQEQERGITITSAATTCTWVFPKENAEPTPEAKDYHFNIIDTPGHVDFTVEVNRSLRVLDGLVFLFSAVDGVEPQSETNWRLADNYKVPRIGFVNKMDRQGSDFLKVCQQVKDMLKSNAVPIVLNIGDEDEFKGIVDLVKNRAIVWHDDNFGATFDVVAIPEDMKDEVRKYRALLIEEVASYDENLLEKFMEDEDSITEDEVHAALRAAVMDMAIIPMICGSSFKNKGVQFLLDAVCRYLPSPMDKEGIIGINPDTEEKELRKPSVEEPFAALAFKIATDPFVGRLAFFRAYSGRLDAGSYVLNNRSGKKERISRIYQMHANKQNAIDFIEAGDIGAAVGFKSIKTGDTLTDEKHPIVLESMDFPDPVIGIAIEPKTKADVDKLGVGLAKLAEEDPTFTVRSDEASGQTIISGMGELHLDVLVDRLKREFKVEVNQGQPQVEYKEAITAEAEHREIYKKQSGGRGKFADIVFTIGPADEGVQGLQFESVIKGGNVPREFVPSVEKGFREAMKNGPLAGYEMDSMKVTLRDGSFHAVDSDALSFELAARMGYKASAKSAKAKIMEPLMKLEVLTPEENMGDIVGDLNRRRGQVNDMSDRAGSKVVKAIVPLSEMFGYVTALRTMSSGRATSTMEFSHYAETPSNISEDVIAKAKG; this is encoded by the coding sequence ATGGCTAGAGATTTAAAATATACAAGAAATATTGGAATTGCAGCGCATATTGATGCTGGTAAAACCACAACAACAGAGCGTATTTTGTTCTATACAGGTGTTTCTCACAAGATTGGTGAGGTTCATGATGGTGCAGCTACAATGGACTGGATGGAACAAGAGCAGGAAAGAGGTATTACAATTACTTCTGCTGCTACAACTTGTACTTGGGTTTTTCCAAAAGAAAATGCAGAACCAACTCCAGAGGCAAAAGATTATCATTTTAACATCATTGATACTCCTGGTCACGTAGATTTTACTGTTGAAGTAAATAGATCTTTACGTGTATTAGATGGTTTGGTGTTTTTGTTTTCGGCAGTTGATGGTGTTGAGCCTCAATCTGAAACAAACTGGAGATTAGCAGATAACTATAAAGTTCCAAGAATTGGATTCGTTAATAAGATGGATCGTCAAGGATCTGACTTCTTAAAAGTTTGTCAACAGGTTAAAGATATGTTAAAGTCTAACGCAGTGCCAATTGTTTTAAATATTGGTGATGAGGATGAGTTTAAAGGTATTGTAGATTTAGTGAAAAACAGAGCTATTGTATGGCATGATGATAACTTCGGAGCGACATTCGATGTTGTTGCTATTCCAGAAGATATGAAAGATGAAGTACGTAAATACCGTGCTTTATTAATCGAAGAAGTAGCTAGTTATGATGAGAACTTATTAGAAAAATTCATGGAAGATGAAGATTCTATTACAGAAGACGAAGTGCATGCTGCATTGAGAGCTGCTGTTATGGATATGGCTATCATTCCAATGATTTGTGGTTCTTCATTTAAAAATAAAGGTGTTCAGTTTCTTTTAGATGCTGTATGTCGTTATTTACCTTCTCCAATGGATAAGGAAGGTATTATAGGTATAAATCCAGATACAGAAGAAAAAGAATTACGTAAGCCAAGTGTTGAAGAGCCTTTCGCTGCTTTAGCATTTAAAATTGCTACTGACCCTTTCGTTGGTCGTTTAGCCTTCTTTAGAGCATATTCAGGAAGATTAGATGCTGGATCTTATGTATTAAATAATCGTTCTGGTAAAAAAGAGAGAATCTCTCGTATTTATCAAATGCATGCTAACAAGCAAAATGCTATCGATTTTATCGAAGCTGGAGATATTGGAGCAGCAGTAGGTTTTAAATCTATTAAAACTGGTGATACGTTAACAGATGAGAAGCATCCTATCGTTTTAGAATCTATGGATTTTCCAGATCCAGTAATTGGTATTGCTATTGAGCCTAAAACAAAAGCGGATGTAGATAAGTTAGGTGTTGGACTTGCTAAATTAGCAGAAGAAGATCCTACGTTTACAGTGCGTTCAGACGAAGCTTCAGGGCAGACTATTATTTCTGGAATGGGTGAGTTGCATTTAGATGTACTTGTAGATCGTTTAAAACGTGAATTCAAAGTAGAAGTTAACCAAGGTCAACCTCAAGTGGAATATAAAGAGGCTATTACTGCAGAAGCAGAACATAGAGAGATTTATAAGAAACAATCTGGTGGTCGTGGTAAATTTGCTGATATTGTATTTACTATTGGACCTGCAGATGAAGGTGTTCAAGGTTTACAATTTGAATCTGTAATTAAAGGTGGTAATGTTCCTAGAGAATTTGTTCCTTCTGTAGAGAAAGGTTTCAGAGAAGCTATGAAAAACGGACCTTTAGCAGGATACGAAATGGATTCAATGAAAGTTACTTTAAGAGATGGATCTTTCCACGCAGTGGATTCTGATGCATTATCTTTTGAATTAGCTGCAAGAATGGGATATAAAGCTTCTGCAAAATCTGCAAAAGCAAAAATTATGGAACCATTGATGAAGTTAGAAGTATTAACTCCTGAAGAAAATATGGGAGATATTGTTGGAGATTTGAACAGAAGAAGAGGTCAAGTTAACGATATGTCAGATAGAGCAGGTTCAAAAGTTGTAAAAGCTATTGTACCATTATCAGAAATGTTTGGATATGTAACTGCTTTAAGAACTATGTCTTCTGGTAGAGCAACATCTACTATGGAATTTTCTCATTATGCTGAAACTCCATCAAATATTTCAGAGGATGTAATCGCAAAAGCAAAAGGATAA